A stretch of the Enterobacter mori genome encodes the following:
- a CDS encoding TerC family protein, producing MEWIADPSIWAGLVTLVVIELVLGIDNLVFIAILAEKLPPAQRDRARVTGLLLAMVMRLLLLASISWLVTLTTPLFTLYGLSFSARDLIMLFGGLFLLFKATVELNERLEGKDSDSPTQRRGAKFWPVVAQIVVLDAVFSLDSVITAVGMVDHLAVMMAAVIIAITLMVMASKALTRFVNSHPTIVILCLSFLLMIGFSLVADGFGFHIPKGYLYAAIGFSVMIESLNQLAIFNRRRFLSANQTLRQRTADTVMRLLSGRKEDAELDAESSAMLADHSDGQIFDPQERRMIERVLNLNQRSVSSIMTSRHDIEHIDLTAPEEQIRALLDKNQHTRVVVTGGEEEEELLGVVHVIDLLQQQLHGEPLNLRVLVRQPLVFPEGLPLLSALEQFRNARTHFAFVVDEFGSVEGLVTLSDVMETIAGNLPNEVDEIDARHDIQKNADGTWTANGHMPLEDLVQFVPLPLDEKREYHTIAGLLMEYLQRIPQPGEEVQVGDYLLKTLQIENHRVQKVQLIPLRDEDEMDFEV from the coding sequence ATGGAATGGATTGCCGATCCATCAATCTGGGCCGGGCTGGTTACGCTGGTCGTCATCGAATTAGTGCTCGGTATTGATAATCTGGTCTTTATCGCCATCCTCGCTGAAAAGCTGCCCCCGGCGCAGCGCGACCGTGCGCGCGTTACGGGTTTGCTGCTGGCGATGGTGATGCGTTTGCTGCTGCTGGCCTCAATCTCCTGGCTGGTTACCCTCACCACACCGCTGTTTACGCTCTACGGCCTGAGCTTCAGCGCGCGTGACCTGATTATGCTCTTTGGCGGGTTGTTCCTTCTCTTCAAAGCCACGGTTGAACTCAATGAGCGGCTCGAAGGGAAAGACAGCGATAGCCCCACGCAGCGGCGCGGCGCGAAATTCTGGCCGGTGGTGGCGCAAATTGTGGTGCTCGACGCTGTTTTCTCCCTGGACTCCGTTATCACCGCCGTCGGCATGGTTGATCACCTCGCGGTGATGATGGCCGCCGTGATCATCGCCATCACGCTGATGGTGATGGCCAGTAAAGCGCTCACGCGGTTTGTGAACAGCCACCCGACTATCGTGATCCTGTGTCTGAGCTTCCTGCTGATGATTGGTTTCAGCCTGGTCGCCGACGGATTTGGTTTCCACATTCCGAAAGGCTACCTGTACGCGGCGATTGGCTTCTCGGTCATGATCGAATCGCTAAATCAGCTGGCAATCTTTAACCGTCGCCGCTTTCTCTCTGCAAATCAGACGCTGCGCCAGCGCACCGCCGATACGGTAATGCGCCTGCTGAGTGGGCGAAAAGAGGATGCCGAGCTGGATGCCGAATCCTCTGCAATGCTGGCCGATCACAGCGACGGGCAGATCTTCGATCCGCAGGAACGCCGGATGATTGAGCGGGTGCTCAACCTGAACCAGCGCTCCGTCAGCAGCATCATGACCTCCCGTCACGATATCGAGCACATCGATCTGACGGCGCCGGAAGAGCAAATCCGCGCCCTGCTGGATAAAAACCAGCACACCCGGGTCGTGGTAACGGGCGGTGAAGAGGAAGAGGAGCTGCTGGGCGTGGTGCACGTGATTGACCTGCTTCAGCAGCAACTGCACGGCGAGCCGCTTAATCTGCGCGTGCTGGTACGCCAGCCGCTGGTGTTCCCGGAAGGGCTGCCTCTGCTCTCTGCGCTTGAGCAGTTCCGTAACGCGCGTACCCACTTCGCCTTTGTGGTGGATGAATTCGGGTCCGTCGAGGGGCTGGTGACGTTGAGCGACGTGATGGAAACCATCGCCGGTAATCTGCCGAATGAGGTGGATGAAATCGATGCGCGCCATGACATTCAGAAAAACGCAGACGGTACGTGGACGGCTAACGGCCATATGCCGCTGGAAGACCTGGTGCAGTTTGTGCCGTTGCCGCTGGATGAGAAGCGTGAGTATCACACCATTGCGGGCCTGCTGATGGAGTATTTACAGCGTATCCCGCAGCCGGGGGAAGAGGTTCAGGTGGGCGACTATCTGCTGAAAACGCTGCAAATTGAAAACCATCGCGTGCAGAAAGTTCAGCTCATTCCACTGCGGGATGAGGACGAAATGGATTTTGAGGTATAA